One segment of Gemmatimonadota bacterium DNA contains the following:
- the kdpA gene encoding potassium-transporting ATPase subunit KdpA codes for MTTNALLQLALYLGVLLALVKPLGSYMARVYEGEPHPLGRLLAPAERLCYRLLGVQPHEEMTWQRYAAAVLLFSGVSFLAVYLLQRAQGALPLNPAGMPAVSPALAFNTAISFVSNTNWQAYGGEATLSYLTQMLGLTVQNFVSAAAGMAVLVALARGIARHETSQLGSFWADLVRGTVYILLPLSVVLALSLVSQGVVQSFAPYQSATLVEAMGPDTARVTTQVLPLGPAASQVAIKQLGTNGGGFFNVNSAHPFENPTPFSDFLQVLSILLIPAALCYTFGRLIRDPRQGWTLLAAMTLVFVVLLVPTVLAEQSSSPPLVALGADQGATPLQAGGNMEGKEVRFGVTGSALWAVATTAASNGSVNAMHDSFTPLGGLMPLLLMQLGEIIYGGVGSGLYGMLLFAIVTVFIAGLMVGRTPEYLGKKIEAYEMKMASLAILVPNLLVLACTAVAVATGAGRAGVFNPGPHGFSEVLYAFSSMSNNNGSAFGGLGAGSTFYTVLGGVAMWLGRFGVLVPTLAVAGSLARKKKVPVGVGTLPTHTPHFVLLLIGTIVLVGALTHLPGLALGPVVEHLQLHAR; via the coding sequence ATGACCACCAACGCCCTGCTGCAGCTGGCCCTCTACCTCGGGGTGCTGCTCGCGCTCGTCAAACCACTGGGGAGCTACATGGCCCGGGTGTACGAGGGCGAGCCACACCCGCTGGGCCGGCTGCTGGCGCCCGCCGAGCGGCTGTGCTATCGCCTGCTCGGGGTGCAGCCGCACGAGGAGATGACCTGGCAGCGGTACGCCGCGGCCGTCCTGCTCTTCAGCGGGGTGAGCTTCCTCGCCGTCTACCTGCTGCAGCGTGCGCAGGGAGCCCTGCCGCTCAACCCCGCGGGGATGCCCGCCGTGAGCCCGGCGCTGGCGTTCAACACCGCCATCAGCTTCGTCAGCAACACCAACTGGCAGGCCTACGGTGGCGAGGCCACCCTGAGCTACCTGACCCAGATGCTCGGCCTGACGGTGCAGAACTTCGTCTCGGCGGCCGCGGGCATGGCGGTGCTGGTGGCGCTGGCGCGCGGCATCGCGCGGCACGAGACCAGCCAGCTGGGCAGCTTCTGGGCCGACCTGGTGCGCGGCACCGTGTACATCCTGCTGCCGCTGTCGGTGGTGCTGGCGCTGTCGCTGGTGTCGCAGGGGGTGGTCCAGAGCTTCGCGCCGTACCAGTCCGCGACCCTGGTCGAGGCCATGGGGCCCGACACGGCGCGCGTCACCACCCAGGTGCTCCCGCTGGGCCCGGCGGCGTCGCAGGTCGCCATCAAGCAGCTGGGCACCAACGGCGGCGGCTTCTTCAACGTCAATTCGGCGCATCCCTTCGAGAACCCCACGCCGTTCAGCGACTTCCTCCAGGTGCTGTCCATCCTGCTCATCCCGGCGGCGCTCTGCTACACCTTCGGCCGCCTGATCCGGGACCCCCGGCAGGGCTGGACCCTGCTCGCCGCGATGACGCTGGTCTTCGTGGTGCTGCTGGTGCCCACCGTGCTGGCGGAGCAGTCCTCCTCCCCGCCGCTGGTGGCGCTGGGCGCCGACCAGGGGGCCACGCCGCTGCAGGCGGGCGGCAACATGGAAGGGAAGGAGGTCCGCTTCGGCGTCACCGGGTCCGCGCTGTGGGCGGTGGCCACCACCGCGGCCTCGAACGGCTCGGTGAACGCCATGCACGATTCCTTCACGCCGCTGGGCGGCCTCATGCCGCTCTTGCTGATGCAGCTGGGCGAGATCATCTACGGCGGGGTGGGCTCGGGGCTCTACGGGATGCTGCTGTTCGCCATCGTCACGGTGTTCATCGCCGGCCTCATGGTGGGCCGCACGCCCGAGTACCTGGGCAAGAAGATCGAGGCGTACGAGATGAAGATGGCAAGCCTCGCCATCCTGGTGCCCAACCTCCTGGTGCTGGCCTGCACCGCCGTGGCCGTGGCCACGGGCGCGGGACGGGCCGGGGTGTTCAACCCGGGCCCGCACGGGTTCTCCGAGGTGCTGTACGCGTTCAGCTCCATGTCCAACAACAACGGCAGCGCGTTCGGCGGCCTGGGGGCCGGGAGCACCTTCTACACCGTGCTGGGTGGGGTGGCCATGTGGCTCGGCCGGTTCGGGGTGCTGGTGCCCACGCTGGCGGTGGCCGGTTCGCTGGCGCGAAAGAAGAAGGTCCCGGTCGGCGTCGGCACGCTCCCGACGCACACGCCGCACTTCGTGCTGCTGCTGATCGGGACGATCGTCCTGGTGGGCGCCCTGACCCACCTCCCCGGCCTGGCGCTCGGCCCGGTCGTCGAGCACCTGCAGCTCCACGCGAGGTAA
- the kdpF gene encoding K(+)-transporting ATPase subunit F, producing the protein MVLLIVVGVIALCLLGYLLAALLRPEMFS; encoded by the coding sequence ATGGTGCTGCTCATCGTGGTGGGCGTCATCGCCCTGTGCCTGCTTGGCTACCTGCTCGCGGCCCTCCTCCGGCCGGAGATGTTCTCATGA
- a CDS encoding acyl-CoA dehydrogenase, which produces MTNQSQPGPLSILSEEEELFRSTVREFAETEILPHVHAMDEAAKFDPAIIAKFFGLGLMGIEVPEEFGGAGGGIFLAALAIEELARVDASAAIYVDVHNTLFNNALLRWGNDEQKARLFPRLTASLLGAFALSEPASGSDAFALETRADDKGTHWELTGRKFWITNGGEAGIFLIFANTDFAKGYKGITAFLVERDFPGFAVGKKENKLGIRASSTTELILESCRVPKENVLGPVGIGYKIAIETLNEGRIGIGAQMIGVAQGALDAAVAYVKERKQFGKAIGEFQGVQFQLGQMATELEAARLLVYNTARLKDRGLPFQREAAMAKLYSSQMADRTTSKCLELFGGYGYSKEYPAEKFYRDAKIGTIYEGTSNMQLQTIAKLLLK; this is translated from the coding sequence ATGACCAACCAGAGCCAGCCGGGCCCGCTCAGCATCCTCTCCGAAGAAGAGGAGCTGTTCCGCAGCACCGTCCGTGAGTTCGCCGAGACCGAGATCCTGCCCCACGTCCATGCCATGGACGAGGCGGCAAAGTTCGATCCCGCCATCATCGCCAAGTTCTTCGGGCTGGGCCTGATGGGCATCGAGGTCCCGGAGGAGTTCGGGGGCGCGGGCGGCGGCATCTTCCTGGCCGCCCTCGCCATCGAGGAGCTGGCCCGGGTGGACGCCTCGGCGGCCATCTACGTCGACGTCCACAACACCCTGTTCAACAACGCGCTGCTGCGCTGGGGCAACGACGAGCAGAAGGCCCGCCTCTTTCCCCGCCTGACCGCCAGCCTCCTCGGCGCCTTCGCGCTGTCGGAGCCCGCCAGCGGCAGCGACGCGTTCGCGCTCGAGACCCGGGCCGACGACAAGGGCACCCACTGGGAGCTCACGGGCCGGAAGTTCTGGATCACCAACGGCGGCGAGGCCGGCATCTTCCTGATCTTCGCCAACACCGACTTTGCCAAGGGCTACAAGGGCATCACCGCCTTCCTGGTGGAACGCGATTTCCCCGGCTTCGCGGTGGGCAAGAAGGAGAACAAGCTGGGCATCCGCGCCTCGAGCACCACCGAGCTGATCCTGGAGTCGTGCCGGGTGCCCAAGGAGAACGTGCTCGGGCCGGTGGGCATCGGCTACAAGATCGCCATCGAGACGCTGAACGAGGGCCGCATCGGCATCGGGGCACAGATGATCGGCGTGGCCCAAGGCGCGCTCGACGCCGCGGTGGCGTACGTGAAGGAGCGGAAGCAGTTCGGCAAGGCGATCGGCGAGTTCCAGGGGGTGCAGTTCCAGCTGGGCCAGATGGCCACGGAACTCGAGGCCGCCCGGCTGCTGGTGTACAACACCGCGCGGCTCAAGGACCGGGGGCTGCCCTTCCAGCGTGAGGCCGCGATGGCCAAGCTCTACAGCTCACAGATGGCCGACCGCACCACCAGCAAGTGCCTCGAGCTCTTCGGCGGATACGGGTACTCCAAGGAGTACCCCGCGGAGAAGTTCTACCGCGACGCCAAGATCGGCACGATCTACGAAGGCACGAGCAACATGCAGCTGCAGACCATCGCCAAGCTGCTGCTCAAGTAA
- the dacB gene encoding D-alanyl-D-alanine carboxypeptidase/D-alanyl-D-alanine-endopeptidase — MRLITRCILTVSAVALCATAVPSRGVAQELPRTLKTRLDQWYRTARRSAPGTWGIVVADQQGQILWSVNPDTPLIPASTVKLLTTGYARSVLGGDARQSTRVVGYGALDESTGEWNGRWALELNGDPTLESPDGSGPRLQDLANQLAASGVRQLRGPLTVLSADGTPAEAHFPTVWNRGNWGSLYTPLVGALTLHENVVWLHVAPGRKVGARPTLVQTSPAGLNALVTVHASTVGGRRSRLRIRRMADGGYLVTGAVGVGAGVRRLVTVAGDPRAVLAAAWARALEQAGIAWDRTPSPILVENPPTEVMASVESATFDSVAYEVNRRSLNIGAELLLRWAAGPDRGPELLTEHVQQMAGVAGGVKLVDGSGMSHQDRVTSATFIYYMANFQNTPAGRNFPYLLPANGVGTLARLAGGLPAAGVVRAKTGTLNGVSSLVGYLGRRDGMFLVSLLYNGPRSKTAKRHQWAAFRLLGADGASIPADGAEDMTDPIGELGGDQARE, encoded by the coding sequence GTGCGCCTGATCACACGTTGCATCCTGACCGTCTCCGCGGTGGCGCTCTGCGCCACGGCGGTGCCGTCGCGAGGCGTGGCACAGGAGCTCCCCCGGACCCTCAAGACCCGCCTTGACCAGTGGTACCGGACTGCCCGCCGCTCGGCCCCGGGGACCTGGGGCATCGTGGTCGCGGACCAGCAGGGCCAGATCCTCTGGAGCGTGAACCCCGACACCCCGCTCATCCCCGCCAGCACCGTGAAGCTGCTCACCACCGGCTACGCCCGCTCGGTCCTGGGTGGCGATGCTCGGCAGAGCACGCGGGTGGTGGGCTACGGCGCCCTGGATGAAAGCACCGGGGAGTGGAACGGTCGCTGGGCCCTCGAGCTCAACGGCGATCCGACCCTCGAAAGCCCCGACGGCAGCGGGCCCAGGCTGCAGGACCTGGCCAACCAGCTCGCCGCCTCCGGGGTGCGTCAGCTGCGGGGACCGCTCACGGTCCTGAGCGCCGACGGCACGCCGGCGGAGGCGCACTTCCCCACCGTGTGGAACCGGGGCAACTGGGGCAGCCTCTACACCCCGCTGGTCGGCGCGTTGACCCTGCACGAGAACGTGGTGTGGTTGCATGTCGCGCCGGGCCGCAAGGTCGGCGCGCGGCCGACGCTGGTGCAGACCTCGCCCGCCGGGCTCAATGCGCTGGTGACAGTGCACGCCAGCACCGTGGGTGGCCGCCGTTCGCGGCTCCGGATCCGGCGCATGGCGGACGGCGGCTACCTGGTGACGGGCGCGGTGGGCGTGGGCGCCGGCGTGCGCCGCCTGGTGACGGTGGCCGGCGATCCGCGGGCGGTGCTGGCCGCCGCGTGGGCCCGCGCGCTCGAGCAGGCCGGCATCGCGTGGGACCGGACGCCGTCCCCGATCCTGGTGGAGAACCCGCCCACCGAGGTCATGGCCTCCGTGGAATCGGCGACCTTCGATTCGGTGGCGTACGAAGTCAACCGGCGCAGCCTCAACATCGGCGCCGAACTGCTGCTGCGCTGGGCCGCCGGCCCGGACCGCGGCCCTGAACTGCTGACCGAGCACGTCCAGCAGATGGCCGGCGTGGCGGGCGGCGTGAAGCTGGTGGACGGCAGCGGCATGTCACACCAGGACCGCGTCACGTCGGCCACCTTCATCTATTACATGGCGAACTTCCAGAACACGCCGGCGGGGCGGAACTTCCCCTACCTGCTCCCGGCCAACGGCGTGGGCACCTTGGCGCGCCTGGCGGGCGGCCTGCCGGCGGCGGGGGTGGTCCGGGCCAAGACCGGCACCCTCAATGGCGTCTCCAGCCTGGTGGGATACCTGGGCCGACGCGACGGCATGTTCCTCGTCTCACTGCTGTACAACGGGCCCCGTTCCAAGACCGCCAAGCGGCACCAATGGGCCGCCTTCCGCCTGCTGGGCGCCGACGGCGCCTCGATTCCCGCCGACGGTGCCGAGGACATGACCGACCCGATCGGTGAACTGGGTGGCGACCAGGCCCGGGAGTAG